A genomic region of Pseudomonas migulae contains the following coding sequences:
- the hemH gene encoding ferrochelatase — MTDHALLLVNLGSPASTSVADVRSYLNQFLMDPYVIDLPWPVRRLLVSLILIKRPEQSAHAYASIWWEEGSPLVVLSRRLQQAMTAQWTHGPVELAMRYGEPSIESKLLQLAAQGCKKITLAPLYPQFADSTVTTVIEEARRVVREKQLDVQFSILEPFYDQPEYLDALVASARPYLQQDHDHLLLSFHGLPERHLTKLDPTGQHCFKNEDCCKNASPQVLATCYRAQCLRTASEFAKRMGLADGKWSVSFQSRLGRAKWIEPYTEARLDELAGMGVKKVLVMCPAFVADCIETLEEIGDRGKELFREAGGEELVLVPCLNDDPQWAKALNTLCERAPLAL; from the coding sequence ATGACCGATCACGCGTTGCTTCTGGTCAACCTGGGTTCACCTGCCTCCACCTCGGTGGCGGATGTGCGCAGCTACCTCAATCAATTTCTGATGGACCCGTATGTGATCGACCTGCCATGGCCGGTGCGACGCTTGCTGGTCTCGCTGATTCTGATCAAGCGTCCGGAGCAGTCGGCCCACGCCTACGCCTCGATCTGGTGGGAAGAGGGCTCGCCGCTGGTGGTGCTCAGCCGTCGCTTGCAACAGGCCATGACCGCACAGTGGACCCACGGGCCGGTAGAACTGGCCATGCGTTACGGCGAGCCGTCGATTGAATCGAAACTGCTGCAGCTCGCTGCCCAGGGCTGCAAGAAAATTACCCTCGCGCCGCTTTATCCACAGTTCGCCGACAGCACCGTGACCACGGTGATCGAGGAAGCCCGGCGGGTCGTGCGGGAAAAGCAGCTCGACGTGCAATTCTCGATTCTCGAGCCGTTCTACGATCAGCCGGAATACCTCGATGCATTGGTAGCCAGCGCCAGGCCTTACTTGCAGCAGGATCATGATCATCTGCTGTTGAGCTTCCACGGTCTGCCGGAGCGACACCTGACGAAGCTGGACCCGACCGGTCAGCACTGCTTCAAGAATGAAGATTGCTGCAAGAATGCTTCGCCGCAGGTGTTGGCCACCTGCTACCGCGCGCAATGTCTGCGCACGGCGTCGGAGTTCGCCAAGCGCATGGGGCTGGCGGATGGCAAATGGTCTGTGTCGTTTCAGTCGCGATTGGGCCGGGCAAAATGGATCGAACCCTACACCGAAGCGCGCCTCGATGAACTGGCGGGCATGGGCGTGAAGAAAGTGCTGGTGATGTGCCCGGCGTTCGTTGCCGATTGCATCGAGACGCTTGAGGAAATCGGTGATCGCGGGAAGGAACTGTTCCGCGAAGCGGGGGGAGAGGAGTTGGTGCTGGTGCCGTGTCTCAACGATGATCCGCAGTGGGCCAAGGCGTTGAACACTTTGTGCGAAAGAGCGCCGTTGGCGCTCTAA
- a CDS encoding TIGR01777 family oxidoreductase yields MHILLTGGTGLIGRQLCRHWLSQGHRLTVWSRTPEKVAKICGADVRGIARLEDLGQEAVDAIINLAGAPIADRPWTTKRKALLWSSRISLTETLLAWLETREQKPQVLISGSAVGWYGDGGERELTEESPPVIDDFASQLCIAWEETAQRAEALGIRVILIRTGLVLSAEGGFLSRLLLPFKLGLGGPLGDGRQWMPWIHIKDQIAVIDFLLHQKDAAGPYNACAPKPVRNREFAKTLGSVLHRPAFMPMPALALKVCLGELSLLLLGGQKAVPARLLEAGFTFQFTDLRAALDDLSSRL; encoded by the coding sequence ATGCACATATTGCTGACCGGCGGTACTGGTTTGATAGGACGTCAACTCTGCCGACACTGGTTGAGCCAGGGACATCGTCTGACGGTCTGGAGTCGGACGCCTGAAAAAGTCGCAAAAATTTGCGGTGCAGACGTTCGTGGTATCGCGCGTCTGGAGGACCTCGGGCAAGAAGCGGTGGACGCGATTATCAACCTGGCGGGCGCACCGATTGCCGACCGGCCTTGGACGACCAAGCGCAAAGCCTTGCTCTGGAGCAGTCGCATCAGCCTGACCGAAACGCTGCTGGCCTGGCTTGAAACCCGCGAACAGAAACCGCAGGTGTTGATCTCGGGTTCCGCCGTGGGCTGGTACGGCGATGGTGGCGAGCGGGAATTGACTGAAGAATCTCCACCCGTGATCGACGATTTCGCCAGCCAGTTGTGCATCGCCTGGGAAGAAACCGCGCAGCGTGCCGAGGCCTTGGGCATTCGCGTGATCCTGATTCGCACGGGGTTGGTGCTGTCCGCCGAGGGCGGCTTTTTGTCGCGGCTGTTGCTGCCGTTCAAACTGGGGCTGGGCGGGCCTCTCGGCGATGGTCGGCAGTGGATGCCGTGGATCCATATCAAGGATCAAATCGCCGTGATTGATTTTCTTCTGCATCAGAAAGACGCTGCCGGTCCTTATAATGCCTGCGCGCCCAAACCGGTGCGCAATCGTGAGTTTGCCAAGACGCTGGGCAGCGTGCTGCATCGCCCGGCGTTCATGCCCATGCCGGCCCTGGCATTGAAGGTGTGCCTGGGCGAGTTGTCATTGCTGTTGCTGGGCGGCCAGAAAGCCGTACCGGCGCGTTTGCTGGAAGCGGGTTTCACATTCCAGTTCACCGATTTGCGCGCGGCCCTGGACGACCTGTCCAGCCGCCTTTGA